Proteins encoded by one window of Xiphias gladius isolate SHS-SW01 ecotype Sanya breed wild chromosome 15, ASM1685928v1, whole genome shotgun sequence:
- the chrna6 gene encoding neuronal acetylcholine receptor subunit alpha-6, giving the protein MNQSMGRIIKFDLMMAVQIVSRECFSSKAEDRLFRKLFRRYNQFIRPVENVSDPVTVEFEVSISQLVKVDEVNQIMETNLWLRHIWNDYKLRWMPAEFDGIEFIRVPSNKIWRPDIVLYNNAVGDFLVEDKTKALLKFDGTITWVPPAIFKSSCPMDITYFPFDYQNCSMKFGSWTYDKAKIDLVLIGSKVNLKDFWESGEWEIIDAPGYKHDIKYNCCEEIYPDITYSFYIRRLPLFYTINLIIPCLLISFLTVLVFYLPSDCGEKVTLCISVLLSLTVFLLVITETIPSTSLVIPLIGEYLLFTMIFVTLSIVITVFVLNVHYRTPMTHTMPGWVRSVFLKVLPRIMLMRRPIDEDSKAGGLDSSGEAGGAGGGGGGGGGKGGRKRKNSLMQQVGGGSLNCLEFGDSKLSSMEGCTGKKCPCPCQHGKETPETTDTAKMTHQLSPQSINTVVAFSVVSPEIKQAIESVKYIAENMRSRNKAKEVEDDWKYVAMVIDRIFLWVFVTVCVLGTVGLFLQPLFGFVS; this is encoded by the exons AATGCTTCTCATCCAAGGCGGAGGACCGACTGTTCAGGAAACTGTTCAGAAGATATAACCAGTTCATCAGACCAGTGGAGAACGTCTCTGACCCCGTCACTGTGGAGTTTGAGGTTTCCATCTCACAGCTGGTCAAAGTA GATGAGGTGAATCAGATCATGGAAACAAACTTATGGCTCAGGCAT ATTTGGAATGACTACAAGCTGCGATGGATGCCGGCTGAGTTTGACGGGATTGAGTTCATTAGAGTTCCATCAAACAAGATTTGGAGACCTGACATTGTGCTCTACAACAA CGCTGTAGGTGATTTCCTTGTGGAGGATAAGACCAAGGCTCTGCTGAAGTTTGATGGTACCATCACCTGGGTTCCTCCAGCCATTTTCAAATCCTCCTGCCCCATGGACATCACCTACTTCCCCTTTGACTATCAAAACTGCTCCATGAAGTTTGGCTCCTGGACTTATGACAAAGCCAAGATTGACCTGGTACTTATTGGGTCCAAG GTGAACCTGAAAGACTTCTGGGAGAGCGGCGAGTGGGAAATTATTGACGCTCCCGGCTACAAGCACGATATCAAGTACAACTGCTGTGAGGAGATCTACCCAGACATCACCTACTCCTTTTACATCCGGCGCCTGCCACTCTTCTACACCATCAACCTCATCATCCCCTGCCTCCTCATCTCTTTCCTCACAGTGCTGGTTTTCTATCTCCCGTCTGACTGTGGAGAGAAGGTCACGCTCTGTATCTCCGTCCTGCTCTCCCTCACTGTGTTCCTGCTCGTTATCACTGAGACCATCCCCTCCACGTCGCTGGTCATCCCGCTCATTGGAGAGTACCTGCTCTTCACAATGATCTTCGTCACACTCAGCATCGTCATCACCGTGTTTGTGTTGAATGTACACTACCGCACGCCCATGACCCACACTATGCCGGGTTGGGTGCGCTCTGTATTTCTCAAAGTGCTGCCGAGGATTATGCTGATGCGGAGACCGATTGATGAAGACAGCAAGGCTGGGGGGTTGGACAGCAGTGGGGAggcaggaggagctggagggggaggaggaggcggaggagggaaaggagggaggaaaaggaagaataGCTTGATGCAG CAGGTTGGTGGGGGCTCCCTGAACTGTCTGGAGTTTGGGGACAGTAAGCTCTCTTCCATGGAGGGCTGCACTGGGAAGAAATGCCCGTGCCCCTGCCAGCATGGGAAGGAGACCCCAGAAACAACAGACACGGCGAAGATGACGCATCAGCTGAGTCCGCAGAGCATCAACACAGTGGTGGCCTTTTCTGTGGTTTCACCTGAGATTAAACAGGCCATCGAGAGCGTCAAGTACATCGCTGAGAACATGAGGAGCCGCAACAAGGCCAAAGAG GTGGAGGATGACTGGAAATACGTTGCCATGGTGATTGATAGAATCTTCCTCTGGGTATTTGTGACCGTGTGCGTCCTGGGAACCGTGGGCCTCTTCCTCCAGCCGCTTTTTGGATTTGTCTCATAA